A portion of the Cryptomeria japonica chromosome 5, Sugi_1.0, whole genome shotgun sequence genome contains these proteins:
- the LOC131076641 gene encoding LRR receptor-like serine/threonine-protein kinase GSO1, which produces MAFCTNSVCMFTSLSLLYSAFFSVNLLLFVHGCPLNEARALLSLKAAFNNDYGMLKSWKGDDCCVWRGVHCDEIELGGHVTELDISNFYLTVWELDADIDSAFLQLKHLRYLDLSGNYFLGTSFPPGLALLKNLSYLNVAYAYFEGNIAPQLGNLSSLRFLDLSDNVLLNLNSLEWLPSLSMLKYLSLKGINIGYFEPTWESIIGSLFHLTHLDLSDCFYDSTLPVSLLNISSLAVLKFRGNGMSGSMPSWMGNMSKLTSLDLSENCLNGSIPRSLSKPHFLEYLDLSQNDIIGIIPEAIANLTSLRYLNLSINNLTGRIPSNLGYVDANVGSLSYLDLHQNQLEGRIPSGLGLLTNLTYIDLSGNRISGPIPPSLGNLPSLIVLDLHDNQLEGSIPVSLGKISTLRNLSLSDNKMSGDLPLSFAQLSSLIGLDLRNNQLNGSIPSLLTLPSSLKTFLLSNNNMTGTFSDQVLLRNGSRLVELDLSYSGLNIDIDSAPWIPPFQLRNLNLRRCKIGGPIPSWISTQFQLETVDLSDANLVEDLPSWLWEFSSELISLNLSNNHLVSPVTVPSIPHTLQVLDLSVNELNGPLLLDIRMPEQLSLEVLLLADSKIKGPIPVSLGNMTSLVILDLSNNQLRGNIPDSLGDLENLQVLHLEKNHLNGEVPASLAKLSELVMLNLASNELEGKIPDDLGNLTGLASLRLEKNNLQGLLPPSLAQLSDLQVLDVGENNLTGKIPYWIADYLSLHVLMMRSNNFKGKLPPQIGEMPNLRLLDLSSNLLFGEIPNTYLNFSAMVNVNEDMSVLGADRRPVSGGSDPLPEPSPDSGYDPRPDGGGEGNVHKNEDKRYYIEGLDLITKGSERHYAYVLSGMTCIDLSNNRLWGHLPKEIGNLKALMFLNLSRNSFNGDIPGSMGNLSQLESLDLSFNSFSGRIPFQLGILDYLGYLNLSYNNLSGVIPQQGPHMITFDETAFSGNPNLQGCPVESWKCSTRRSPVSPPSVDVKEETNQGFSWYELSIGWSIAAGFCAVVLVLTFKANWRKATFDQMDRVIIFLLGEPTNWR; this is translated from the coding sequence ATGGCGTTTTGCACGAATAGTGTGTGTATGTTCACATCCCTCTCTCTTCTCTACTCTGCTTTCTTTTCTGTAAATTTATTATTGTTTGTCCATGGATGTCCTCTCAATGAAGCGAGAGCGCTTCTCAGTCTCAAAGCCGCCTTCAATAACGATTATGGAATGCTGAAATCGTGGAAGGGAGATGACTGTTGTGTATGGAGAGGTGTCCACTGTGATGAAATAGAATTGGGTGGACACGTTACTGAGTTGGATATTAGTAACTTTTATCTAACAGTTTGGGAGTTAGATGCAGACATTGATTCAGCCTTTTTACAATTGAAGCACCTCAGATATTTAGATTTGAGTGGCAATTATTTTCTGGGTACTTCTTTCCCTCCAGGTTTGGCCTTGTTAAAGAACTTGTCATACCTAAACGTAGCCTATGCTTATTTTGAGGGAAATATTGCACCTCAATTAGGAAATTTGTCTTCCTTGCGTTTTTTAGATTTGAGTGATAATGTTTTGTTGAATCTCAACAGCTTAGAGTGGTTACCTAGTTTGTCCATGCTAAAGTATCTTTCATTGAAAGGGATAAACATAGGATACTTCGAGCCAACATGGGAGAGTATTATTGGTAGTCTGTTCCACCTTACACATCTGGACCTCTCTGATTGTTTTTATGATTCCACCCTTCCAGTTTCTTTGCTAAACATTTCCTCACTTGCTGTTCTTAAGTTTAGAGGTAATGGGATGTCAGGATCGATGCCTAGTTGGATGGGGAACATGAGCAAATTAACTTCACTTGATCTGAGTGAGAATTGCTTAAATGGTTCCATACCCAGAAGTTTATCAAAGCCTCATTTCCTCGAATACCTTGACCTCTCACAAAATGACATTATCGGTATAATACCCGAGGCTATCGCAAATCTCACCAGTCTTAGATATCTCAATCTGTCGATTAACAACTTGACTGGTAGGATTCCTTCAAATTTAGGATACGTGGATGCTAATGTGGGAAGCCTCTCTTATTTAGACCTTCACCAAAACCAATTAGAAGGTCGCATCCCATCTGGCTTGGGTTTACTCACCAATCTCACTTATATAGATCTTAGCGGCAACAGGATTAGTGGTCCAATCCCCCCTTCTCTAGGCAATCTACCGTCTCTTATTGTTTTGGATTTACATGATAATCAATTGGAAGGAAGTATCCCAGTAAGTTTAGGAAAAATTAGCACACTAAGAAACTTATCCCTTTCCGACAACAAGATGAGTGGAGATCTTCCCTTGTCATTTGCACAATTGTCTTCACTCATCGGTCTTGATCTGAGAAACAACCAATTGAATGGAAGTATCCCTTCCTTGCTCACGCTGCCATCTTCTCTGAAGACATTTTTGCTCTCCAACAACAACATGACAGGAACATTTTCAGATCAAGTTCTCTTGCGCAATGGTTCAAGGTTGGTGGAATTGGACTTGTCTTATAGTGGGCTCAACATCGACATCGACTCTGCGCCGTGGATTCCGCCTTTTCAGCTCCGGAATTTGAATTTGAGGAGGTGTAAAATTGGAGGCCCAATTCCCAGCTGGATTTCAACTCAATTTCAACTTGAAACTGTGGACCTATCAGACGCCAATCTTGTGGAAGATCTTCCATCTTGGCTATGGGAATTTTCATCGGAATTGATTAGTTTGAACCTGTCTAACAATCACTTGGTGAGTCCTGTCACTGTTCCTTCAATCCCACATACTCTGCAGGTGCTGGATCTCTCCGTAAATGAACTGAATGGCCCCTTATTGCTAGATATTCGTATGCCTGAACAACTAAGTTTGGAGGTTCTTTTACTTGCGGACAGTAAAATTAAAGGACCAATACCAGTTTCATTAGGGAATATGACATCTCTAGTTATTCTTGATTTGTCAAATAATCAGCTAAGAGGCAATATACCTGATAGTTTGGGGGATTTGGAAAATCTTCAAGTTCTGCATTTGGAGAAGAACCATTTAAATGGAGAGGTCCCTGCCAGCCTGGCCAAGCTCTCAGAACTTGTAATGCTCAACCTGGCAAGTAATGAATTGGAGGGTAAGATTCCTGATGATCTTGGAAACTTAACAGGACTTGCGTCTCTCCGTCTTGAAAAGAACAATCTTCAAGGACTTCTTCCTCCCTCTTTAGCACAACTTTCAGATCTGCAGGTGCTTGACGTAGGAGAAAACAATTTGACAGGAAAAATTCCATATTGGATTGCTGATTATTTAAGtcttcatgttcttatgatgagaTCAAACAATTTCAAAGGCAAACTACCTCCACAGATCGGCGAAATGCCTAACCTTCGGCTCCTCGACCTTTCTTCTAATCTTTTATTCGGTGAAATCCCAAATACCTACTTAAATTTCTCAGCCATGGTCAATGTAAATGAAGATATGTCCGTGCTTGGAGCAGACCGTCGCCCCGTTTCTGGTGGTTCTGATCCTCTTCCTGAGCCTAGTCCTGATAGCGGTTATGATCCTCGTCCTGATGGCGGTGGTGAAGGTAATGTACataaaaatgaagacaaaagatACTATATAGAGGGCTTAGATCTGATTACTAAGGGATCAGAAAGGCATTACGCTTATGTCTTATCAGGTATGACATGCATTGATTTGTCAAACAACAGATTATGGGGCCATCTTCCAAAGGAAATTGGGAATCTCAAAGCCTTGATGTTTCTAAATCTTTCTAGGAATAGTTTCAATGGGGACATTCCAGGTAGCATGGGCAATCTGAGTCAGTTGGAATCGTTGGACCTTTCCTTCAACAGTTTTTCAGGGAGAATTCCCTTCCAGCTTGGTATTCTGGATTATTTGGGATATTTAAATCTGTCTTACAACAATCTCTCAGGGGTGATACCACAGCAAGGCCCTCATATGATCACATTTGATGAAACAGCATTTTCAGGAAATCCAAATCTGCAGGGATGCCCTGTTGAAAGCTGGAAATGTTCCACCCGTCGTTCACCAGTCTCTCCTCCTAGCGTTGATGTCAAAGAAGAGACCAACCAAGGGTTTTCATGGTATGAGCTGAGTATTGGATGGTCAATTGCAGCAGGATTTTGTGCCGTGGTGTTGGTACTCACTTTCAAAGCGAATTGGAGAAAGGCGACCTTTGATCAGATGGACAGAGTTATAATATTTCTGTTAGGGGAGCCCACTAATTGGAGATGA
- the LOC131875753 gene encoding receptor-like protein 35: MAFCTNSLCMHICLSFLYSALLSIVLNVSVHGCLPNESRVLLSLKAAFYNPEIVYLWEGDDCCEWIGVVCYEKELGGHVRKLDVSSWGNQLEGPIPSSLGLLINLTELDLSDNSLSGPIPPSLGNLLSLKRLNLSKNQMSGDIPLSFAQLSSLVSLDLSNNQLNGTIPSLGNLLSLKSLKLSDNQMSGGIPLSFAQLSSLVSLDLSNNQLNGTIPSLLTLPSSMQTFLLSNNSMTGTVSDQVLLRHSSSLEELD; this comes from the coding sequence ATGGCGTTTTGCACGAATAGTTTGTGTATGCACATTTGCCTCTCTTTCCTCTACTCTGCTTTGTTGTCTATAGTTTTAAATGTGTCTGTCCATGGATGTCTCCCCAATGAATCCAGAGTGCTTCTCAGCCTTAAGGCTGCCTTTTACAATCCTGAAATTGTATACCTTTGGGAGGGAGATGACTGTTGTGAATGGATAGGTGTCGTCTGCTATGAAAAGGAATTGGGTGGACATGTTAGAAAGTTGGACGTTAGTTCCTGGGGAAACCAACTAGAAGGTCCCATCCCGTCTAGCTTGGGTTTACTCATCAATCTTACTGAATTAGATCTTAGCGACAACAGTCTCAGTGGTCCAATCCCTCCTTCTCTAGGCAATCTCCTGTCCCTAAAAagattaaatctttccaaaaaccaGATGAGTGGAGACATTCCCTTGTCATTTGCTCAATTGTCTTCACTTGTCAGTCTCGATCTGAGTAACAACCAATTGAATGGAACTATTCCTTCTCTAGGCAATCTCCTGTCCCTAAAAAGCTTAAAGCTTTCCGACAACCAGATGAGTGGAGGCATTCCCTTGTCATTTGCTCAATTGTCTTCACTTGTCAGTCTCGATCTGAGTAACAACCAATTGAATGGAACTATTCCTTCCTTGCTCACGCTACCATCTTCTATGCAAACATTTTTGCTCTCCAACAACAGCATGACAGGAACAGTTTCAGATCAAGTGCTCTTGCGCCATAGTTCAAGCTTGGAAGAATTGGACTAG
- the LOC131875754 gene encoding receptor-like protein 43: MGISPELRSLNLSNNHLEGPLTVSSIPLQLQSLDLSVNELNGPLLLDIPIPEQNFSLEKLLLADNKIEGPITASLGTMTSLYILDLSNNQLRGNIPDSLGNLTLLTVLRLESNHLNGEIPACLTNLSELVMLNLASNELEGQIPKELGNLAGLASLHLEKNNLQGLLPLSLAQLSNLQVIDVGENNLTGNIPSWIGTCSSLLVLMMRSNNFKGKLPPQIGELTELLILDLSSNLLYGEIPNTYLNLAAMVVVNEDMSVVGEDRHAPSARRVRPCGAPSGARSRHPPNIRGITPDSDHNYYGTCVDYVYGNEDRRYYIEGLDLITKGSERHYAYVLSGMACIDLSNNRLWGHLPAKIGNLKGLMFLNLSRNSFNGDIPGSMGNLSQLESLDLSLNKFSGKIPFQLGSLDYLGYLNMSYNNLSGVIPQQGSHMITFDKSAFWGNPNLRGCPVESWKCSPPHSPLSPPTIDVKEEAKEGFSWYELSMGWSVAAGFFAVVLVLTFKVNWRKTTFDQMDRAITFLLGERTN, translated from the coding sequence ATGGGAATTTCACCGGAATTGCGGAGTTTGAACCTATCAAACAATCATTTGGAGGGTCCTCTCACTGTTTCTTCAATCCCACTTCAACTGCAGTCGTTGGATCTGTCTGTAAATGAACTGAATGGCCCATTATTGCTAGATATTCCTATACCTGAACAAAACTTTAGTTTGGAGAAGCTTTTACTTGCAGACAACAAGATCGAAGGACCTATAACAGCTTCATTAGGGACCATGACATCTTTGTATATTCTAGATTTGTCAAATAATCAGCTAAGAGGCAATATCCCTGATAGTTTGGGTAATTTGACATTGCTAACAGTGCTGCGTTTGGAGAGTAACCATTTAAACGGAGAGATCCCTGCCTGCCTGACCAATCTCTCAGAACTTGTAATGCTCAATCTGGCAAGTAATGAATTGGAGGGTCAGATTCCTAAGGAGCTTGGAAATTTAGCAGGACTTGCATCTCTCCATCTTGAAAAGAACAATCTGCAAGGACTTCTTCCTCTGTCTTTAGCACAACTTTCAAATCTGCAGGTGATTGACGTCGGAGAAAACAATTTGACAGGAAACATTCCATCTTGGATTGGCACCTGTTCAAGTCTACTAGTTCTTATGATGAGATCAAACAATTTCAAAGGCAAACTACCTCCACAGATCGGCGAACTAACGGAGCTTCTTATCCTCGACctttcttctaatcttttgtatGGGGAAATCCCAAATACCTACTTAAATTTGGCAGCCATGGTCGTTGTAAATGAAGATATGTCCGTGGTTGGAGAAGACCGTCATGCTCCCTCAGCTCGCCGCGTTCGTCCTTGTGGTGCTCCTAGTGGTGCTCGTAGTCGTCATCCACCTAATATTCGTGGTATCACTCCTGATTCTGATCATAATTATTATGGCACTTGCGTAGATTATGTATATGGAAATGAAGACAGAAGATACTATATAGAGGGCTTAGATCTAATTACCAAGGGGTCAGAAAGGCATTACGCTTATGTCTTATCAGGTATGGCATGCATTGATTTGTCAAACAACAGATTATGGGGCCATCTTCCAGCGAAAATTGGAAATCTCAAAGGCTTGATGTTTCTAAATCTTTCTCGGAACAGTTTCAATGGGGACATTCCAGGTAGCATGGGCAACCTGAGTCAGTTGGAATCGCTGGACCTTTCTCTCAACAAATTTTCAGGAAAAATTCCATTCCAGCTTGGTTCTCTGGATTATTTGGGATATTTAAATATGTCTTACAACAATCTGTCAGGGGTGATACCACAGCAAGGTTCTCATATGATAACATTTGATAAATCAGCATTTTGGGGAAATCCAAATCTGCGGGGATGCCCTGTGGAAAGTTGGAAGTGTTCTCCACCTCATTCACCACTGTCTCCTCCTACAATTGATGTcaaggaagaggcaaaggaaggatTTTCATGGTATGAGCTGAGCATGGGATGGTCAGTTGCAGCAGGATTTTTTGCCGTGGTGTTGGTGCTCACTTTCAAAGTGAATTGGAGAAAGACGACCTTTGATCAGATGGACAGAGCTATAACATTTCTGTTGGGGGAGCGCACTAACTGA